The following proteins are co-located in the Naumovozyma dairenensis CBS 421 chromosome 9, complete genome genome:
- the MPS2 gene encoding Mps2p (similar to Saccharomyces cerevisiae MPS2 (YGL075C) and CSM4 (YPL200W); ancestral locus Anc_6.208) yields the protein MMPSSPNMDSSKQEQMFNEIWNSCDIKNQGFIFADELTNLFEFNKDKFIRPLSTHESNLIQQFSSQDPTYKITKNDVNNVLKKLVNFTIFQMLKPTTSVGPPIENGKEPIGKNDANTKDKQNIIVSPSNTSNNNSPKKKKNPNLIAEINNLTRQLGIKDNIISEKQLLIDDLKENVETYKRKFQFLQKEFLFYKENVGKKYSSNYSQYSLSEHDGIKDPKQDFLLSEFKRQIQEQKSIIQRLQERIELKKPFNIPTNIDNSIISNNERKKHSGIISSLSNFLFPYLLPILTFSLSVIFLVIFYLFNSKDNASIEWELSWWERSNWLSSLGWSLKDMLSIFTFTPDNASNNNIMNDKEAFDAYMRALNNS from the coding sequence ATGATGCCTTCATCGCCTAATATGGACTCTTCGAAACAAGAGCAAATGTTCAATgaaatttggaattcatGTGATATAAAGAATCAAGGTTTCATATTTGCCGATGAATTAacaaatttatttgaattcaataagGATAAATTTATCCGCCCACTGAGTACTCATGAAAGCAACTTAATACAACAATTTTCCTCACAGGATCCTACTTATAAAATTACTAAGAATGACGTTAATAATGTTCTAAAGAAGTTAGTCAATTTTACTATATTCCAAATGTTGAAACCCACAACTTCTGTAGGTCCTCCAATTGAGAATGGGAAAGAACCCATTGGTAAGAATGATGCTAATACTAaagataaacaaaatatcatAGTATCTCCATCGAATactagtaataataacagccccaagaagaaaaaaaatccaaatttgattgctgaaataaataatttaacaAGGCAATTAGGTATAAAggataatattatatctgAAAAACAACTTCTAATTGATGACTTAAAGGAAAATGTAGAAACTTATAAACGaaaattccaatttttacaaaaagAATTCCTTttttataaagaaaatgttgggaagaaatattcaagTAATTATTCtcaatattctttatcaGAACATGATGGAATAAAAGATCCCAAGCAAGACTTTCTATTATCTGAATTCAAAAGACAAATACAAGAGCAAAAATCGATTATTCAACGATTACAAGAAAGGATTGAACTAAAGAAACCCTTCAACATTCCCACgaatattgataattctATAATTTCGAACAATGAACGCAAGAAACACTCAGGTATCATAAGTTCCCTTTCCAATTTCCTCTTTCCGTATCTTTTACCGATATTGactttttctctttcagtcatttttttggttATATTTTATCTCTTTAACAGCAAAGATAATGCAAGTATAGAATGGGAATTATCATGGTGGGAAAGATCTAATTGGCTAAGTAGTTTAGGTTGGAGTTTAAAAGATATGCTTTCTATATTCACCTTTACACCTGACAATGCTAgtaacaacaacatcatgaatgataaagaagCTTTTGATGCGTATATGAGAGCATTAAATAATTCGTga
- the HSF1 gene encoding stress-responsive transcription factor HSF1 (similar to Saccharomyces cerevisiae HSF1 (YGL073W); ancestral locus Anc_6.209): MTNSGKVPELTNIDDIANILNQNGLFTSEEIRSDPTLNNTIEKLPSVSTTNTFSEINNNNNNNNNNNNNAQNNIDKSTTSSVIEDIINPSLDPNDNNSKHATNMPSPVKDLIRRTNSPLGRYSIPNYNHNHTFTSNPIDTTGATSSNNNINNFNDLLPNLNTNNNSNNNNGNIPMSPSSHLPSFNSGELLSSKILSNPSNMPLQQQQQQQQQQSNYIIPVLSNSKTNKNISPTTTNNNNNKNNTINTSGRPQNQNQNQSPKSRPAFVNKVWSMINDPVNKGLINWSDDGRSFIVQNRENFVHEVLPKYFKHSNFASFVRQLNMYGWHKVQDAKSNSILTTADDRWQFENKFFIKDREDLLINIVRQKNTQNNTANNHNNNNNNIQYTTPQYNNNNNNNNNSAISFQNLYGKQPLQLTNKPHQDNDNMTGHDQNRASHPLQIDTSFVLNEINQIKYNQIAISKDIMRINKDNEMLWKENLITRERYRNQQQILEKIFRFLTSMAPQHIDQKLIMDNILNTNTGGINGISNYNNDGTNTNDSLSPSSSSITINPIYTNKMNQSMETIHHDNSNNDLTNNNQNELDSNNNGINGNNDASFFDEFFNAFNTTSGTAAAGPNGTTTTTNGPISRPRYLLKNKANSSNGSSVVSTPYKNNNSNNDTTRISEIPYDADDDKEKEEEVDRSIHGRVIEQRDENANNNNGNTVFNRLQNAISDQDEKIHYLEDLVHHIDGSMNVGNNNQMTNDHHTVTNKNDFDLQDYFEGAHDNVSTPGGLTPLLTEIHTGTQPHTHTDTDNTHDLMTPIFAPSPTMTTYNNHNMSQFVENGATNNSNYNNDLKRNYDSLIDEVSMRSPIIEELNSSTSETSPASLSAYQHSPNTYQEAATRQSQQTSPHGITNTANKRSRRA; the protein is encoded by the coding sequence ATGACTAACTCAGGCAAAGTACCGGAATTGACAAATATAGATGATATAGCAAATATATTGAACCAAAATGGATTATTTACCAGTGAAGAAATACGCTCTGATCCTACTCTTAATAATACTATAGAAAAACTTCCATCTGTTTCCACTACAAATACTTTCTCTGagatcaataataataataataataataataataataataataatgctcAAAACAATATAGATAAATCTACCACTTCAAGTGtcattgaagatattataaATCCTTCTTTGGAtccaaatgataataatagtaagCATGCCACTAACATGCCTTCTCCTGTAAAAGATCTAATACGCAGAACGAATAGTCCGTTAGGTAGATATAGTATCCCAAattataatcataatcataCATTTACTTCAAATCCTATTGATACAACAGGAGCTACTTcttcaaacaataatattaacaatTTTAATGATCTTCTTCCCAATCTgaataccaataataatagtaataacaacaatggCAATATACCTATGTCTCCATCATCCCATTTACCCTCTTTTAATTCAGgtgaattattatcttcaaagattctttcaaatccTTCCAATATGCcattacaacaacaacaacaacaacaacaacaacagtCTAATTATATTATTCCAGTATTATCTAATAGcaaaacaaacaagaaTATTAGTCCAACAAccactaataataataataataaaaataatactatcAATACATCAGGACGACctcaaaatcaaaatcaaaatcaaagtCCGAAATCAAGACCTGCTTTCGTAAATAAAGTTTGGAGCATGATTAATGATCCAGTGAATAAAGGATTAATCAATTGGTCGGATGATGGTCGTTCATTTATCGTTCAAAATAGAGAGAATTTCGTTCATGAAGTTTTACCGAAATATTTTAAACATTCCAATTTTGCATCATTTGTCAGACAATTAAATATGTACGGTTGGCATAAAGTTCAAGATGctaaatcaaattcaattttaacAACAGCAGATGATAGATGgcaatttgaaaataaattcttcattaaagatagagaagatttattaattaatatagtcagacaaaaaaatacccaaaataatacagctaataatcataataataataataataatatccaaTACACCACACcacaatataataataataataataataataataatagcgCTATATCGTTCCAAAATTTATACGGTAAACAACCATTACAATTAACAAATAAACCTCAtcaagataatgataacatGACTGGGCATGATCAAAATCGAGCCTCACACCCATTACAAATAGACACATCATTTGtattgaatgaaataaatcaaattaaataCAACCAAATTGCCATCTCGAAGGATATAATGAGgattaataaagataatgaaatgtTATGGAAGGAAAATTTAATTACAAGAGAAAGGTACAgaaatcaacaacaaatcTTGGAGAAAATTTTCAGATTTTTAACCTCCATGGCTCCACAACATATTgatcaaaaattaattatggacaatattttgaatacaAATACCGGTGGTATAAATGGAATCagtaattataataatgatggtaCTAATACTAATGACTCCTTATCGCCATCATCGTCGAGTATTACAATAAATCCTATATAtacaaataaaatgaatCAATCTATGGAAACCATTCATCAtgataatagtaataacgatcttactaataataatcaaaatgAACTcgattcaaataataatggaatcAATGGCAATAATGATGCATCAttttttgatgaatttttcaatgcGTTCAATACTACTAGTGGAACAGCAGCCGCAGGGCCAAATGGAACAACCACCACAACAAATGGACCAATTTCAAGACCAAGGtatctattgaaaaataaggctaattcttctaatggTTCATCTGTTGTCTCTACTCCatataagaataataatagtaataatgatactaCTAGAATATCAGAAATCCCCTATGATgcagatgatgataaagaaaaagaagaagaagtagaCAGAAGTATACATGGACGAGTAATAGAACAACGAGATGAAAAcgcaaataataataacggCAATACTGTGTTCAATAGATTACAAAATGCAATCAGTGATcaagatgaaaaaattcattatttagAAGATTTAGTTCATCACATTGATGGTTCGATGAATGTTGGCAACAACAATCAAATGACTAACGATCATCATACGGTTACGAACAAAAACGATTTTGATCTACAAGATTATTTTGAAGGGGCCCATGATAATGTCAGTACACCTGGTGGATTGACACCATTATTGACAGAAATTCACACTGGTACGCAACCTCATACTCATACTGATACTGATAATACTCATGATTTAATGACACCTATATTTGCACCATCTCCTACGATGACTACTTACAATAATCATAATATGTCACAATTTGTTGAGAATGGTGCCACAAACAACagtaattataataatgatctCAAACGTAATTACGATTCATTAATTGACGAAGTATCCATGAGAAGTCCCatcattgaagaattaaataGCTCCACATCAGAGACATCTCCCGCATCATTATCAGCATATCAGCATAGTCCTAACACTTATCAAGAGGCAGCAACACGACAATCACAACAGACCTCACCACACGGAATTACAAATACGGCCAATAAACGTAGTCGTCGAGcataa
- the MPC1 gene encoding pyruvate transporter MPC1 (similar to Saccharomyces cerevisiae YGL080W; ancestral locus Anc_6.199), whose protein sequence is MTLALVVYSGVFMKYTVAVTPKNYLLFGCHFINEGAQLMQGFRFIDFHYFMSEEQQNEIHRKHEMEARQNETIKEE, encoded by the coding sequence ATGACTTTAGCATTAGTGGTATATTCTGGTGTCTTTATGAAATATACTGTAGCTGTGACACCtaagaattatttattatttggttgtcatttcattaatgaagGAGCTCAATTGATGCAAGGGTTTCGATTTATTGATTTCCATTATTTTATGTCTGAAGAGcaacaaaatgaaatacaTAGGAAACATGAAATGGAAGCTCGTCAAAATGAAACGATTAAAGAGGAATGA
- the RPL7A gene encoding 60S ribosomal protein uL30 (similar to Saccharomyces cerevisiae RPL7A (YGL076C) and RPL7B (YPL198W); ancestral locus Anc_6.206), producing MAAQKILTPESQLKKSKAQQKSAEQIAAERAERKAANKEKRAIILSRNAAYQAEYETAERAVIQAKRDAKASGSYYVAAQQKLVFVVRIKGINKIPPKPRKVLQLLRLTQINSGTFVKVTKATVELLKLIEPYVAYGYPSYSTIRQLVYKRGFGKINKQRIALSDNSIIEAHLGKYGLLSIDDLIHELVTVGPHFKQANNFLWPFKLSNPSGGWGVSRKFKHFIQGGSFGNREEFINKLIKSMN from the exons ATGGCTGCCCA AAAAATCTTGACCCCAGAATCTCAATTGAAGAAGTCCAAGGCTCAACAAAAGTCTGCTGAACAAATTGCTGCTGAAAGAGCTGAACGTAAGGCT GCTAACAAGGAAAAGAGAGCTATCATCTTATCCAGAAATGCTGCTTACCAAGCTGAATATGAAACTGCTGAAAGAGCTGTTATTCAAGCTAAGCGTGATGCCAAGGCTTCTGGTTCTTACTATGTTGCTGCTCAACAAAAATTAGTTTTCGTTGTCAGAATCAAGGGTATTAACAAGATCCCACCAAAGCCAAGAAAGGTTTTACAATTATTGAGATTGACTCAAATCAACTCTGGTACTTTTGTTAAGGTCACCAAGGCTACCgttgaattattgaaattgattgaacCATACGTTGCTTATGGTTACCCATCTTACTCTACCATCAGACAATTAGTTTACAAGAGAGGTTTCGGTAAGATTAACAAGCAAAGAATTGCTTTATCTGATAACTCTATCATTGAAGCTCATTTGGGTAAATACGGTTTATTATCCATCGATGATTTGATTCATGAATTAGTCACTGTTGGTCCACATTTCAAGCAAGCTAACAACTTCTTGTGGCCATTCAAGTTATCTAACCCATCCGGTGGTTGGGGTGTTTCCAGAAAATTCAAGCACTTTATCCAAGGTGGTTCTTTCGGTAACCGTGAAGAATTCATCAACAAGTTGATCAAGTCCATGAACTAA
- the HNM1 gene encoding Hnm1p (similar to Saccharomyces cerevisiae HNM1 (YGL077C); ancestral locus Anc_6.205) — MYEPDHLSNTSIHRRDEFDEKLKELPTTEQQHTIKSITPEGDENDTESQIINKNGNNNTTTNGSEVHLRKSFSLWSVLGVGFGLTNSWFGISTSMVTGISSGGPMMVIYGIIIIALISICIGTSLGELSSAYPHAGGQFWWSLKLAPPKYKRLAAYMCGSFAYAGSVFTSASTTLSAATEVVGMYALTHEDFVPKRWHVFVCFEILHLFLMIFNCYGKSLPIISASSLYISLSSFLIITITVLACSRGQFNDAKFVFATFYNETGWKNSGIAFIVGLINPAWSFSCLDCATHMAFEVEKPERVIPIAILSTIAIGFITSFCYVISMFFSLRDLDSILKSTTGAPILDIYNQALGNKAGAIILGCMILFTSFGCVIACHTWQARLGWSFARDNGLPYSKLWAQVNPQVGVPLNAHLMSCAWISLIGILYLASSTAFNSLITGCIAFLLLSYIIPVSCLLLKKRQIRHGPFWLGKFGLFSNIVLLLWTVFAIVFFSFPAMMPVTKDNMNYVAVVIAGYTLYSVLYWNFKGYKEFHASEEEEEQQEYANDISTNGDGMGGASDSIGLSAMGIVSNEEEEDVSDRETEIYIMNGDKNIIHQNNI, encoded by the coding sequence ATGTACGAACCAGATCATTTATCAAACACAAGCATCCATAGAAGAGATGAATTCGATGAGAAGTTAAAAGAACTACCAACAACGGAACAACAACATACTATAAAATCAATTACACCAGAAGGTGATGAAAATGACACTGAAagtcaaataataaataaaaatggtaaCAACAATACTACTACGAACGGTTCAGAAGTTCATCTAAGGAAATCATTCTCCCTATGGTCAGTCCTAGGTGTCGGATTCGGTTTAACAAATTCATGGTTCGGTATCTCCACTTCCATGGTCACAGGTATATCATCAGGTGGTCCCATGATGGTCATATACGGTATAATAATCATCGCTCTCATATCTATATGCATTGGTACATCTTTGGGTGAATTATCATCCGCTTATCCTCATGCAGGTGGTCAATTCTGGTGGTCTTTAAAATTGGCTCCTCCTAAATATAAACGTCTAGCTGCTTACATGTGTGGATCATTCGCTTACGCGGGATCCGTTTTCACTAGTGCCTCTACAACTTTATCTGCAGCTACTGAAGTCGTCGGTATGTATGCTCTAACTCATGAAGACTTCGTTCCTAAAAGATGGCAtgtatttgtttgtttcgAAATATTACATTTGTTCTTAATGATCTTCAATTGTTACGGGAAATCATTACCCATCATATCAGCAAGTTCTTTATacatttcattatcttcatttttaatcATAACAATAACAGTATTGGCATGTTCTCGTGGTCAATTCAATGACGCTAAATTCGTTTTCGCTACTTTCTATAATGAAACAGGTTGGAAAAATAGTGGAATTGCATTCATTGTAGGGTTAATCAACCCAGCATGGTCTTTCTCATGTCTTGATTGTGCCACTCATATGGCATTCGAAGTTGAAAAACCTGAACGTGTAATCCCAATCGCAATTTTATCCACAATCGCTATTGGATTCATCACATCATTTTGTTACGTCATATCAATGTTTTTCTCATTACGTGATTTAGATTCTATCTTAAAATCCACTACGGGTGCTCCAATCTTAGATATTTATAATCAAGCCCTAGGAAACAAAGCTGGTGCCATCATCCTTGGATGTATGATTCTTTTCACATCATTCGGTTGTGTCATCGCATGCCACACATGGCAAGCAAGATTAGGTTGGTCATTTGCAAGAGATAATGGATTACCATATTCTAAATTATGGGCACAAGTTAATCCACAAGTAGGTGTACCATTAAATGCTCATTTGATGTCATGTGCTTggatttcattaattggGATCTTATACCTTGCCTCTTCCACTGctttcaattcattgattACAGGGTGTATAgcatttttattactatcTTATATTATCCCCGTATCTTGTTTGTTATTGAAGAAACGTCAAATTCGTCATGGTCCATTTTGGTTGGGAAAATTTGGGTTGTTTTCTAAtattgtattgttattatggACCGTTTTCGCAATCGTGTTTTTCTCATTCCCTGCAATGATGCCTGTGACAAAGGATAATATGAATTATGTGGCAGTCGTTATTGCCGGGTATACATTATATTCTGTGTTATATTGGAATTTTAAAGGTTATAAAGAATTCCATGcatcagaagaagaagaagaacaacaagaatACGCTAATGATATCTCTACCAATGGTGATGGAATGGGTGGTGCAAGTGATTCCATCGGGCTATCTGCTATGGGTATAGTATcgaatgaagaagaagaagatgtaTCCGATAGAGAAACAGAGATTTATATCATGAATGgtgataaaaatattattcatcaAAACAATATATGA
- the DBP3 gene encoding RNA-dependent ATPase DBP3 (similar to Saccharomyces cerevisiae DBP3 (YGL078C); ancestral locus Anc_6.204), producing the protein MTKDEIKDRKRKVEDEEIIEKKKHKKDKKDKKHKKDKKDKKEKKHKKESKPDTEVETEKEPTISKDQDSSYIENEELSIIPQSEVDEFYKENEVSVKDPSDLNLRPLLSFNHVSFDERIQDEIAKFPKPTPIQAVSWPYLLSGKDVIGVAETGSGKTFAFGVPAIDYLVKTNQSNNKKNSGGIQVLVISPTRELASQIYDNLIILTEKVGLQCCCVYGGVPKEAQRIQLKKSQVVVATPGRLLDLIQEGSVNLSAVKYLVLDEADRMLEKGFEEDIKNIIRETSPKGRQTLMFTATWPKEVRELASSFMNEPVKVSIGNRDELTANKRITQIVEVIDPQRKDRKLLDLLKKYHSGPTKNDKVLIFALYKKEAARVERNLKYNGYEVAAIHGDLSQEQRTRALGEFKAGKTNLLLATDVAARGLDIPNVKTVINLTFPLTVEDYVHRIGRTGRAGQTGTAHTLFTEHEKHLAGGLVNVLNGANQPVPEDLIKFGTHTKKKEHGAYGAFYKDVDMSKKPKKITFD; encoded by the coding sequence ATGACTAAAGACGAAATTAAAGATAGAAAGAGAAAagttgaagatgaagaaataattgaaaagaagaaacataAGAAGGATAAAAAAGATAAGAAACATAAAAAGGATAAAAAGgataaaaaggaaaagaaacacAAGAAGGAATCGAAACCTGATACCGAAGTTGAAACTGAAAAGGAACCCACCATCTCAAAAGACCAAGATTCTTcttatattgaaaatgaagaattatctATTATTCCTCAATCTGAAGTAGATGAAttttataaagaaaatgaagtaTCAGTTAAAGATCCAtctgatttgaatttacGTCCCttattatcattcaatCATGTTTCATTCGATGAGAGAATTCAAGATGAAATCGCTAAATTCCCTAAACCAACTCCAATTCAAGCTGTCTCATGGCCATATTTGTTATCTGGTAAAGATGTAATTGGTGTAGCAGAAACTGGGTCAGGTAAGACTTTCGCATTCGGTGTTCCAGctattgattatttagTTAAAACTAATCAAAgcaataacaaaaaaaatagtgGTGGTATTCAAGTCTTAGTCATTTCTCCAACTAGAGAATTGGCATCTCAAATTTATGATAATCTAATTATTTTAACGGAAAAAGTTGGATTACAATGTTGTTGTGTTTATGGTGGTGTTCCAAAGGAAGCTCaaagaattcaattgaaaaaatctcAAGTTGTAGTCGCTACCCCAGGTAGATTATTAGATTTAATTCAAGAAGGATCAGTCAATTTATCTGCAGTTAAATACTTAGTCTTAGATGAGGCTGATAGAATGTTAGAAAAGGGATTCgaagaagatattaaaaatattattagagaAACTTCACCAAAGGGAAGGCAAACTTTAATGTTTACAGCTACTTGGCCAAAGGAAGTTCGTGAATTGGCTTCATCATTCATGAACGAGCCTGTGAAAGTTTCCATTGGTAATAGAGATGAACTAACCGctaataaaagaattacaCAAATCGTGGAAGTCATTGACCCTCAAAGAAAGGATAGAAAATTGttagatttattaaagaaatatcatTCCGGTCCAACgaaaaatgataaagtttTAATATTCGCGTTATATAAGAAGGAAGCAGCTCGTGttgaaagaaatttgaaatataatggTTATGAAGTCGCTGCCATTCATGGTGATTTATCTCAAGAACAAAGAACTCGTGCATTAGGTGAATTTAAGGCAGGTAAAactaatttattattagccACCGATGTTGCTGCAAGAGGTTTAGATATTCCCAATGTTAAGACTGTTATTAATTTAACATTCCCATTGACTGTGGAAGATTATGTCCATAGAATTGGTAGAACAGGTAGAGCCGGTCAAACAGGTACTGCTCATACTTTATTCACAGAACATGAGAAACATCTTGCTGGTGGTCTAGTAAATGTTCTAAATGGTGCTAATCAACCAGTACCTGaagatttaattaaatttggtACCCATACTAAGAAGAAAGAGCATGGAGCTTACGGTGCATTTTATAAAGATGTTGATATGAGTAAGAAACCAAAAAAGATCACTTTTGATtaa
- the KXD1 gene encoding Kxd1p (similar to Saccharomyces cerevisiae YGL079W; ancestral locus Anc_6.202), with amino-acid sequence MSKNVSNEVNDTNDIGRSQSPSVSSHSYAIPITDDMASELSENISSSSSNNSDNDDEGESLHALNHELEDNEDDSEIASQELNDLLQNVVPESAGNATDTTKTSAGNNGPLLNSQGSDPMFDVSKYIFESLTQAVESIDFSEAFQSQTKTSAVINSKSLELRQLLNMTKKQLNHFQERFENGVVVSNRIKRNIIDARRKINKFNDELRTQYPIEFNQAREKIIDRQLDQDDDSGENSH; translated from the coding sequence ATGAGTAAGAATGTAAGTAATGAGGTCAACGACACCAATGATATAGGGAGATCACAATCTCCAAGCGTTAGTTCACATTCTTATGCTATCCCAATAACCGATGATATGGCTAGTGAACTCTCAGAGAACATATCATCAAGTTCTAGTAACAATTCCgataatgatgacgaaGGTGAAAGCTTGCATGCTCTCAATCATGAATTAGAAGACAATGAGGATGATTCAGAAATAGCGTCGCAAGAATTAAACGATCTCCTTCAGAATGTTGTGCCTGAATCTGCAGGTAATGCAACTGATACTACTAAAACAAGCGCTGGTAATAATGGACCATTATTGAATTCCCAGGGATCTGATCCAATGTTTGATGTTTCTaagtatatatttgaatcattGACTCAAGCGGTGGAATCCATAGACTTTTCTGAAGCTTTCCAATCACAAACGAAAACGTCTGCAGTGATTAATTCTAAAAGTTTGGAATTAAGACAATTGCTTAATATGacaaagaaacaattgaatCACTTCCaagaaagatttgaaaacgGGGTCGTTGTATCTAATCGTATAAAGCGAAATATAATTGATGCAAGGAGGAAAATTAATAAGTTTAATGATGAACTCCGAACACAATATCCTATTGAATTTAACCAAGCAAGGGagaaaattattgataGACAACTTGATCAGGATGACGACAGTGGGGAAAACAGTCACTAG